A single region of the Drosophila takahashii strain IR98-3 E-12201 chromosome 2R, DtakHiC1v2, whole genome shotgun sequence genome encodes:
- the SmydA-1 gene encoding SET domain-containing protein SmydA-8 produces MNPCHVCEEPTKNKCSNCNQVSYCNAQHQKQDWKSHKPSCHPFKIAHNEQLGRHLVATRTIKPYEIILKEAPLMRGPAQISAPVCLGCLNSIEADDHIECDQCGWPLCGPECKSLEEHQAECRLTKARDQKVNVQEFNGPHPLYTCLSTVRCLMIGETSPEKASKFQELETLESTRRGSSQWKADLASIGQFIPKFFKTQKFSEEEIMRAVGALQINGHEVPTTDPPHVGVFYTASFTENSCLPNLAKSFNKNGHCILWAPREIKKNAHLSICYSDAVWGTADRQRHLMQTKLFKCACERCADVTELDTFYSAIKCEDRQCGGLMLPSKADDWNGSWRCRECHKQVQKHYVERILERAGKDIQSMEKNVENGLKYLKHYEKWLPPQHFHMSEIKILLVQLLAKDQKELMVIPDDKLLLKLNFARELVQLYETLTPCEVRTLGTLCFELHSAIAEQTRRVALATSLSPKDRLEESLFYVEKCVNYLQYESDIFVEGHMLRQAKINRDALRMVTRIS; encoded by the exons ATGAATCCCTGCCATGTGTGCGAGGAGCCGACCAAGAACAAGTGCTCCAACTGTAACCAGGTGTCCTACTGCAATGCGCAGCACCAGAAGCAGGACTGGAAGAGCCACAAACCCAGCTGTCATCCATTCAAG ATCGCCCACAATGAGCAACTGGGCCGGCATCTGGTGGCCACTCGCACCATTAAACCCTACGAGATAATCTTGAAGGAGGCTCCCCTGATGCGTGGACCTGCCCAGATCTCGGCGCCCGTTTGCCTGGGCTGTCTCAACAGCATCGAGGCAGATGATCACATCGAGTGCGATCAGTGCGGGTGGCCACTGTGCGGTCCGGAGTGCAAGTCTTTGGAGGAGCACCAGGCGGAGTGTCGCCTCACCAAGGCGCGGGATCAGAAGGTCAATGTGCAGGAGTTCAATGGACCGCATCCACTCTACACGTGCCTCAGCACCGTCAGGTGTCTGATGATCGGGGAGACCAGTCCGGAGAAGGCCAGCAAGTTCCAGGAGCTGGAGACACTGGAGTCTACTAGGAGGGGCTCCAGCCAATGGAAGGCCGACCTGGCCAGCATCGGTCAATTTATTCCCAA ATTCTTCAAAACCCAAAAGTTCAGCGAGGAGGAGATTATGAGAGCCGTTGGTGCTCTGCAGATAAATGGTCATGAGGTGCCGACTACTGATCCCCCGCATGTGGGTGTCTTTTACACGGCCTCCTTCACGGAGAACTCCTGCCTGCCCAATCTGGCCAAGAGTTTCAATAAGAACGGCCATTGCATCCTGTGGGCACCGCGGGAAATCAAGAAGAATGCCCATCTGAGCATCTGCTACTCGGACGCCGTTTGGGGCACCGCCGATCGCCAGCGTCATCTCATGCAGACGAAGCTCTTCAAGTGCGCCTGTGAGAGATGCGCAGATGTCACCGAGCTGGACACTTTTTACAGTGCCATCAAGTGCGAGGATCGTCAGTGCGGCGGTCTGATGCTGCCCAGCAAGGCGGACGACTGGAACGGCAGTTGGCG CTGCCGCGAGTGTCACAAGCAGGTGCAGAAGCACTATGTGGAGCGCATTTTGGAAAGGGCTGGTAAGGATATCCAGAGCATGGAGAAGAATGTCGAGAATGGTTTAAA ATATCTTAAGCACTATGAAAAGTGGCTGCCTCCTCAGCATTTTCACATGAGTGAGATAAAAATCCTGCTCGTCCAGCTGCTGGCCAAGGATCAAAAGGAGCTGATGGTTATTCCGGACGATAAGCTGCTGCTCAAACTGAATTTCGCCAGGGAACTCGTTCAGTTGTACGAGACACTTACGCCGT GTGAAGTTCGCACGCTCGGCACGCTTTGCTTCGAATTGCACTCGGCAATTGCCGAGCAAACTCGTCGAGTGGCCCTCGCAACGAGCCTGTCGCCGAAGGATCGCCTGGAAGAGTCCTTGTTCTATGTGGAAAAGTGCGTCAACTATCTGCAATACGAGTCTGACATTTTCGTCGAGGGTCATATGCTTCGGCAAGCCAAGATCAACCGGGATGCACTGCGCATGGTAACCAGGATCTCCTAG